A genomic stretch from Mycobacterium paraterrae includes:
- a CDS encoding NTP transferase domain-containing protein produces MSTAGARPRHAIILAGGASTRLGADKPEQRVGGRRLLDIAVAAVADADAVVMVGPPREVPAGVTVVREDPPGSGPVAALGAGFAALPEAAADVVVLAADLPRITAEAVDTLAAARGDAPVALAIDDHDRPQYLTAVWDSRALQVALTAAPSRMRELLPHNAIGIRVADIVDVDTPEQLAAARSHADRSPDGVRSAVRSAIRPLPAVERGLDAAVGGVLAESLVAVAPFPPFDASAMDGWAVAGPGPWIPQDSAIAAGMHGATLAAGHACRIATGARLPMGAQRVIRDEEIDATPGSVRQRDTGPAGRDDTRRCGSEWPIGTVLASACTRVDDALASLARSAGVDRLVVRGPVRVTVHSSGDEIGVGTSTLDAGKPQLPETATGPVAARLRSFGAVVDIGRHLSDDPSALAAALAGDTDLVVIIGATGRGVADHLRAAISNVGGVIVADGVAMRPGGSVLVAVLPEAAARARVLLGVGGNPLAAVAGTAVLGPVIVESLTAAKPAALDLIPVRDLPRTDRWRVVPVEPDGSGAWIAAKHTATAHLAALVGRRALALVPPDCPESALVERLS; encoded by the coding sequence TTGAGCACTGCCGGCGCTAGGCCGCGGCACGCGATCATCCTTGCCGGCGGCGCGTCGACTCGGTTGGGTGCCGACAAGCCGGAGCAGCGCGTCGGCGGCCGCCGACTGCTCGACATCGCCGTGGCTGCCGTCGCCGATGCCGACGCCGTCGTGATGGTCGGTCCGCCGCGGGAGGTACCGGCAGGAGTCACGGTGGTGCGTGAAGACCCGCCCGGGAGTGGACCGGTCGCGGCACTCGGCGCGGGATTCGCCGCATTGCCCGAGGCGGCGGCCGATGTGGTGGTGCTCGCCGCCGATCTGCCGCGCATCACCGCGGAAGCCGTCGACACGCTCGCCGCGGCACGAGGCGATGCTCCGGTCGCGCTCGCCATCGACGACCACGACAGGCCGCAGTATCTCACCGCGGTGTGGGACTCGCGCGCGTTGCAGGTCGCGCTCACGGCCGCCCCATCGCGAATGCGAGAACTGCTGCCGCACAATGCGATCGGCATCCGCGTCGCCGACATTGTCGACGTGGATACCCCCGAGCAACTTGCCGCGGCACGCTCACACGCGGACCGTTCCCCGGACGGCGTCCGCTCCGCCGTGCGGTCGGCGATCCGCCCGCTGCCCGCGGTGGAACGCGGGTTGGACGCCGCGGTCGGCGGGGTGCTGGCCGAATCGCTCGTGGCCGTTGCGCCGTTTCCGCCCTTCGACGCTTCGGCCATGGACGGCTGGGCGGTCGCGGGGCCGGGTCCGTGGATCCCGCAGGACAGCGCGATTGCGGCCGGCATGCACGGCGCCACATTGGCGGCAGGACACGCGTGTCGCATCGCCACCGGCGCGCGGCTACCCATGGGCGCGCAGCGGGTGATTCGCGACGAGGAGATCGACGCTACCCCCGGGTCGGTCCGACAACGTGATACCGGGCCGGCCGGCCGCGACGACACGCGTCGCTGCGGAAGTGAATGGCCGATCGGCACCGTCCTTGCCTCAGCCTGCACCCGTGTCGACGATGCGCTGGCCTCTCTGGCACGGTCGGCCGGTGTCGATCGGCTCGTCGTACGTGGCCCGGTTCGGGTAACGGTGCACAGCTCCGGCGACGAGATAGGTGTCGGCACTTCGACTCTCGATGCGGGCAAGCCGCAGCTACCCGAAACCGCGACCGGTCCGGTGGCCGCTCGGTTACGCAGCTTCGGCGCGGTCGTCGATATCGGGCGGCACCTGTCCGACGACCCGAGCGCGCTCGCCGCCGCGTTGGCCGGTGACACCGATCTGGTGGTCATCATCGGCGCCACCGGTCGTGGCGTCGCCGATCATCTGCGCGCGGCGATCTCGAACGTCGGGGGTGTCATCGTCGCGGACGGCGTAGCCATGCGGCCGGGTGGTTCGGTTCTGGTGGCGGTGTTGCCCGAAGCCGCCGCTCGCGCCAGAGTCCTGCTCGGGGTCGGCGGCAACCCGCTGGCCGCAGTCGCCGGGACGGCCGTGCTCGGACCGGTCATCGTCGAATCCTTGACCGCGGCAAAACCCGCTGCTCTCGACTTGATCCCGGTGCGCGACCTGCCCCGCACCGACCGGTGGCGGGTGGTCCCCGTCGAACCAGACGGCAGCGGGGCCTGGATCGCGGCCAAACACACCGCGACAGCGCATCTCGCGGCGCTGGTCGGCCGGCGCGCCCTGGCTTTGGTACCGCCCGATTGCCCGGAAAGCGCGCTGGTCGAGCGGCTTTCCTAG
- the nirB gene encoding nitrite reductase large subunit NirB, which produces MRERSAGVGQRTVAVIGHGMVGHRFVEALRTRDTDGAWRVVVFGEEADAAYDRVGLSTYVGAWDRSLLALAGNDYAGDPLVELRLGSPVTAIDRTARRVIVADGSELAYDAVVLATGSYPFVPPVPGKDSPGCHVYRTLDDLDAIRVGAEAALARDPGAVGIVVGGGLLGLEAANALRLLGMRPHVVEFAPRLMPLQVDQAGGEHLLRSVRELGIGVTVGAGTSAIEPIDDGANRLRVTLSNDEVIDAALLVFSAGVRPRDELARAAGLDIGERGGVTCDLACVTSDPAIYAIGEVAAVEGRCYGLVGPGYASAEVVADRLLDGDARFPGADLSTKLKLLGVDVASFGDALATTPGALEVVVSDPIGGSYAKLVLSDDAQTLLGGVLVGDASNYGVLRPLVGSQLPGDPVALIAPAGNGGSAIGVGALPDDAQICSCNNVTKAGLCSAIADGACTVADLKACTTAGTSCGSCVPLLSQLLAAEGVEVSKALCEHFSQSRTELFEIVQASGLRSFSGLIERYGVGTGCDICKPAIASILASTSSEHILDGEQASLQDTNDHFLANLQRNGTYSVVPRVPGGDITPEQLILIGEIARDFGLYTKITGGQRIDMFGATVDQLPQIWLRLVEGGMESGHAYGKSLRTVKSCVGTDWCRYGQQDSVQMAIDLELRYRGLRAPHKIKMGVSGCARECAEARGKDVGVIATESGWNLYVGGNGGMTPKHAQLLASDLDDETLVRYIDRFLMYYIRTANRLQRTAPWLEELDGGLEHLHEVIIEDSLGLAADFEAAMDRHVDGYVCEWKAVLDDPDKLSRFVSFVNAPGAPDPTVEFTEKNGRKVPVLIGTPTVRNR; this is translated from the coding sequence ATGCGTGAGAGGAGCGCCGGAGTGGGTCAACGCACCGTGGCGGTTATCGGGCACGGGATGGTCGGCCACCGCTTCGTCGAGGCCCTGCGGACCCGCGACACCGACGGCGCCTGGCGCGTCGTGGTGTTCGGCGAGGAGGCCGACGCGGCGTACGACCGGGTAGGCCTCTCGACCTACGTCGGCGCCTGGGACCGCTCACTGCTCGCGCTCGCCGGAAACGACTACGCCGGTGATCCGCTCGTCGAGCTTCGGTTGGGCAGCCCGGTCACCGCCATCGACCGGACCGCCCGGCGCGTGATCGTCGCGGACGGCTCTGAGCTGGCCTACGACGCAGTGGTGCTGGCCACCGGGTCTTACCCGTTCGTCCCCCCGGTGCCGGGAAAGGACTCCCCCGGCTGTCACGTGTACCGCACGTTGGACGACCTCGACGCGATCCGCGTCGGCGCGGAGGCCGCGCTGGCCCGTGACCCCGGGGCGGTCGGCATCGTAGTCGGCGGTGGGCTGCTGGGCCTCGAAGCGGCCAACGCCCTGCGGCTACTCGGAATGCGGCCACACGTCGTCGAATTCGCGCCCCGGCTGATGCCGCTGCAAGTCGACCAGGCCGGCGGTGAGCATCTGCTCCGTTCTGTGCGCGAACTCGGCATCGGCGTCACCGTCGGTGCGGGCACATCGGCCATCGAGCCGATTGACGACGGGGCCAACCGGTTGCGGGTGACGCTGAGCAACGACGAAGTGATCGACGCCGCGCTGCTGGTGTTCTCGGCCGGAGTGCGCCCTCGCGACGAACTCGCGAGGGCGGCCGGCCTCGACATCGGCGAGCGCGGCGGTGTGACCTGCGACTTAGCCTGCGTGACAAGCGATCCCGCAATCTACGCGATCGGTGAGGTGGCCGCGGTCGAGGGCCGCTGTTATGGCCTGGTCGGGCCGGGCTACGCGAGCGCGGAGGTCGTGGCCGACCGACTGCTCGATGGCGACGCCCGATTCCCGGGTGCCGACCTGTCCACGAAGCTCAAGCTGCTCGGCGTCGACGTCGCGAGCTTCGGCGACGCCCTGGCCACCACGCCCGGTGCCCTGGAAGTCGTGGTGTCCGATCCGATCGGCGGCAGCTACGCCAAGCTCGTGCTGTCCGATGACGCCCAAACCCTGCTTGGCGGCGTCCTGGTCGGCGACGCCTCGAATTACGGTGTGCTGCGCCCCTTGGTCGGCTCGCAACTTCCCGGCGACCCCGTCGCGCTCATCGCACCGGCGGGCAACGGCGGATCCGCGATCGGTGTCGGTGCGCTTCCGGACGACGCGCAGATCTGCTCATGCAACAACGTCACCAAGGCGGGCCTGTGCTCGGCCATCGCCGACGGCGCCTGCACGGTGGCCGACCTCAAGGCCTGCACCACCGCGGGCACGTCATGCGGATCGTGTGTGCCGCTGCTCTCGCAGCTGCTGGCCGCCGAGGGCGTTGAGGTCTCGAAAGCGTTGTGCGAACACTTCTCTCAGTCCCGCACGGAATTATTCGAGATCGTTCAAGCCAGCGGCCTGCGCAGTTTCTCCGGCCTCATCGAGCGGTACGGCGTCGGAACCGGCTGCGACATCTGCAAACCGGCGATCGCGTCGATCCTCGCCTCGACCAGCTCGGAGCACATCCTTGACGGCGAACAGGCGTCACTGCAGGACACCAACGACCACTTCTTGGCCAACCTGCAACGCAACGGCACCTACTCGGTGGTGCCGAGGGTTCCCGGCGGCGACATCACCCCCGAGCAGTTGATCCTGATCGGGGAGATTGCGCGCGACTTCGGCCTCTACACGAAAATCACTGGCGGTCAACGCATCGACATGTTCGGCGCCACCGTCGACCAGCTCCCCCAGATCTGGTTGCGACTCGTCGAGGGCGGCATGGAATCGGGGCACGCCTACGGCAAGTCGCTGCGCACCGTCAAGAGTTGCGTCGGCACCGACTGGTGCCGTTACGGACAGCAGGACTCCGTCCAGATGGCCATCGACCTGGAGTTGCGGTATCGCGGTCTGCGCGCGCCGCACAAGATCAAGATGGGTGTGTCCGGTTGCGCACGCGAATGCGCCGAGGCGCGCGGCAAAGACGTCGGCGTGATCGCCACCGAATCCGGTTGGAACCTTTACGTCGGCGGCAACGGCGGCATGACACCCAAACATGCGCAGCTGCTGGCCTCCGACCTTGATGACGAGACGCTGGTGCGCTACATCGACCGCTTCCTGATGTACTACATCCGCACCGCGAACCGGTTGCAGCGCACCGCGCCGTGGCTCGAGGAGCTAGACGGTGGGCTTGAGCACCTGCACGAGGTGATCATCGAAGACTCCCTCGGTCTGGCAGCCGATTTCGAGGCCGCAATGGACCGCCATGTGGACGGCTACGTGTGTGAATGGAAAGCCGTCCTCGACGACCCCGACAAGCTGTCCCGGTTCGTATCCTTCGTCAACGCACCCGGCGCACCCGATCCCACCGTCGAATTCACCGAGAAGAACGGGCGTAAGGTTCCCGTCCTGATCGGCACCCCTACCGTGAGGAACCGCTGA